Proteins from a genomic interval of Thermodesulfobacteriota bacterium:
- a CDS encoding TrlF family AAA-like ATPase, translating to MNDWQWNGSRWWKFDFHTHTPASDDYGKGPSQSEVKRRTPKEWLLDSMRAGIECVAITDHNSGAWIDRLKEALSELEKEDHADFRPVHLFPGVEISVHGGIHLLAILGSEKSTADIDSLLGAAGFTGTKGSSDAVTTKSFVEVARAVVAAGGIAIPAHVDDVNGLFRQTGTTLQQALACDDVFAMELLDTSSAQPSSGVGRKRGWAEVLGSDAHHPPGEPVQNLPGRRFTWVKMGSPSIEGLRLALLDGALSVQRSDKTPGDPNDHAALALEAIEIANARYMGRPQPFAITLNPWLNAIIGGRGTGKSTLIELLRIALRRVDELPDDLKPEFEKYRRIYSGREDGGLLTDDTAIRAIYRKDGTRFRIQWSPDGALDPIQEDSAGTWQHAEGDIRQRFPVRLYSQKQIFQLAKTPLALLKIVDDAPEVGLRSWKEQWNVEESRFLSLRAKARELEAGLSEEPRLRGELDDVKRKLAIFEQAGHADVLQAFQRRRRQQQAVAAWEKSWEDAGERLRQVAADLVPDALEETTFDGISPEDALLRQLSGQACGRLDAIRKTLGDLALQADRALADWRTARDESSWTTAAQAAVQAYQDLQERLRREGAGDPAAYGELVQRRQTIEQRLKDLDDRKRQVTELTDQAAASLEQLLILRRKITASRKTFLDQVLRDNAYVRIQVIPYGAQETVEAELRGLLQREGGGFEKDIGAPGAEGLLGRLYGRGFGSGDIEQALADLKERVRRIALSPSEAAPVADLRFARHLAKLRPESLDRLDLWFPEDSLDVQYSSTGDRKSFRPIQEGSPGQKTAALLAFLLSYGEEPLVLDQPEDDLDNHLIYDLIVTQLREVKRHRQIIVVTHNANIVVNGDAELVVALTARGGQTKTECVGSLQERTVRDTICSIMEGGRNAFEQRYRRIALEGKHVR from the coding sequence ATGAACGATTGGCAATGGAATGGCTCACGGTGGTGGAAGTTCGATTTCCACACCCACACACCAGCATCCGATGACTACGGCAAAGGCCCGAGCCAGAGCGAGGTGAAGAGGCGCACACCGAAGGAATGGCTTCTTGACTCCATGCGCGCCGGGATCGAATGCGTGGCGATCACCGACCACAACAGCGGGGCATGGATTGACCGACTCAAGGAAGCCTTGTCGGAGCTGGAGAAGGAAGATCACGCCGACTTCCGCCCTGTGCACCTGTTCCCAGGGGTTGAAATCTCGGTGCACGGCGGCATTCACCTCCTGGCCATCCTGGGATCCGAAAAATCGACTGCGGACATTGACAGCCTCCTGGGCGCCGCCGGCTTCACCGGAACAAAGGGATCCAGTGACGCGGTCACCACCAAGTCGTTCGTGGAGGTGGCCCGCGCCGTTGTCGCTGCCGGCGGCATTGCCATTCCCGCCCATGTTGACGATGTCAACGGCCTCTTCAGACAGACCGGGACGACTTTGCAGCAGGCACTTGCCTGCGACGACGTCTTCGCCATGGAGCTCCTGGATACCTCCTCAGCGCAGCCTTCGTCCGGAGTCGGCAGGAAGCGCGGGTGGGCGGAAGTGCTGGGATCGGACGCGCATCATCCCCCGGGAGAGCCTGTCCAGAACCTCCCTGGCCGTCGCTTCACCTGGGTCAAAATGGGATCGCCCAGTATTGAAGGATTACGGTTGGCGCTCCTCGATGGCGCGCTTTCAGTCCAGCGCTCCGACAAGACGCCGGGCGACCCCAACGACCATGCCGCCCTGGCGCTGGAAGCCATCGAGATCGCCAATGCTCGCTACATGGGCCGCCCACAGCCGTTCGCCATCACCCTCAACCCTTGGCTGAATGCCATCATCGGCGGCAGGGGCACCGGCAAGTCGACCCTGATCGAGCTCCTCCGTATCGCCCTCCGGCGGGTCGATGAGCTGCCCGATGACCTGAAGCCGGAATTCGAAAAGTATCGACGGATCTACTCGGGTCGAGAGGATGGCGGCTTGTTGACGGACGATACCGCGATCAGGGCCATCTACCGCAAGGATGGAACGAGATTCAGGATTCAGTGGAGCCCCGACGGCGCGCTGGATCCCATCCAGGAAGACAGCGCGGGCACCTGGCAGCACGCCGAAGGCGATATCCGGCAACGCTTCCCCGTGCGCCTGTACAGTCAGAAGCAGATCTTTCAGCTGGCGAAGACGCCGCTGGCCCTGCTGAAGATTGTCGATGACGCGCCAGAGGTCGGGCTCCGTTCCTGGAAGGAGCAATGGAACGTGGAGGAAAGCCGCTTCCTCTCCTTGCGTGCCAAGGCCCGGGAGCTGGAGGCGGGGTTGTCGGAGGAGCCGCGCCTGCGCGGGGAGCTCGACGACGTGAAGCGGAAGCTGGCCATCTTCGAGCAGGCTGGGCATGCCGATGTGCTGCAAGCTTTTCAGCGCCGGCGACGGCAACAGCAGGCGGTCGCCGCCTGGGAGAAAAGCTGGGAGGACGCGGGGGAGCGCCTGCGTCAAGTCGCGGCAGACCTCGTTCCCGATGCTCTTGAAGAAACGACCTTCGATGGAATCTCCCCGGAGGATGCACTCTTGCGCCAACTCTCCGGGCAGGCGTGCGGCCGCCTGGATGCCATCCGCAAGACGCTGGGCGATCTGGCCTTGCAGGCGGATCGGGCTCTCGCCGACTGGCGGACGGCCAGGGACGAATCCTCCTGGACAACAGCAGCCCAGGCCGCTGTCCAGGCCTATCAGGATCTGCAGGAAAGGCTGCGCCGGGAAGGTGCCGGTGATCCTGCTGCCTACGGCGAGCTCGTGCAGCGGCGGCAGACCATCGAGCAACGACTCAAGGATCTGGATGATCGCAAGAGACAGGTCACGGAATTGACCGATCAAGCGGCAGCCAGCCTGGAGCAGCTTCTCATACTCCGGCGGAAGATCACCGCGTCTCGCAAGACCTTCCTCGACCAAGTCTTGCGGGACAATGCCTATGTCCGCATCCAGGTGATTCCCTACGGTGCTCAGGAGACGGTCGAAGCTGAGCTCCGCGGGCTCTTGCAGCGGGAAGGTGGCGGCTTTGAAAAGGACATTGGCGCGCCAGGCGCGGAGGGGCTTCTCGGACGTCTCTACGGAAGAGGATTCGGCTCTGGAGACATCGAGCAGGCCCTTGCAGACCTGAAGGAGCGGGTGCGGCGGATCGCCTTGAGCCCTTCCGAGGCCGCGCCGGTGGCGGATCTGCGCTTTGCCAGGCATCTGGCCAAGCTCCGCCCGGAATCCCTTGATCGTCTCGACCTGTGGTTTCCCGAGGATTCCCTGGATGTTCAGTACAGCTCCACGGGAGACCGGAAGTCCTTTCGGCCGATTCAAGAAGGGTCGCCCGGGCAGAAGACGGCTGCGCTGCTGGCCTTTCTGCTTTCCTATGGTGAGGAGCCTCTGGTACTGGATCAGCCGGAAGACGATCTGGACAATCACCTGATTTATGACCTGATTGTCACGCAGTTGCGGGAGGTCAAGCGGCATAGACAAATCATCGTCGTAACGCACAACGCGAATATCGTCGTCAACGGCGACGCCGAGCTGGTGGTTGCCCTCACGGCGCGGGGCGGACAGACGAAGACGGAGTGCGTGGGCAGCCTTCAGGAACGAACCGTCCGGGATACGATTTGCAGTATCATGGAGGGTGGCCGCAACGCCTTCGAGCAGCGCTATCGCCGGATTGCATTGGAGGGGAAACATGTTCGATAG
- a CDS encoding ATP-binding protein, producing the protein MFDSPEELLRKIRLGEDTSLELKTVRFRGHRVSEPKRDDLADELAAIANTRDGVLVLGVDDKTREIDGLSAAHLEAAERYIYEICNESIRPPVLFQSFRLELPDSAGVLRPVLKVDIPRSLFVHESPGGYLHRQGSSKRRMPPEYLARLFQQRSQARLIRFEEQPVPRSDIGDLAEALWRRYTTRADEAPDVVLCKRNILSREEGGAIRASVAGILLCCERPDRFLPNASIEAVRYRGIHQDSNYQTDARRIHGPLDEQIRQAMGFLKRNQTVAAIKGPHRIELPQFSERAVFEAVVNAVAHRDYAVSGSKIRFFMFDDRLELYSPGALPNTVTVDSLAWRQSTRNELVTSLLAETPVAESIGEVRRGFYMEKRGDGVPIILRESKRLSGKEPRYRLIDDSELLLTIFAAGAGDEPAAADRGE; encoded by the coding sequence ATGTTCGATAGTCCGGAAGAGCTGCTGCGGAAGATTCGCCTTGGTGAAGACACTTCGCTTGAGCTCAAGACCGTTCGCTTCCGAGGCCACCGGGTTTCCGAGCCGAAACGCGATGACCTTGCGGACGAGCTGGCTGCCATCGCCAATACTCGCGACGGTGTCCTGGTGCTCGGCGTGGATGACAAGACACGGGAAATCGATGGCCTGTCGGCCGCCCATCTCGAAGCTGCAGAACGTTACATCTACGAAATCTGCAATGAAAGCATCAGGCCACCGGTTCTGTTCCAGTCCTTCCGGCTGGAGCTTCCCGACAGCGCCGGTGTGCTCCGGCCCGTTCTCAAGGTGGATATTCCTCGCAGTCTCTTCGTCCATGAAAGCCCCGGGGGCTATTTGCATCGCCAGGGCAGCTCCAAGCGGAGGATGCCTCCGGAGTACCTCGCCCGGCTCTTTCAGCAACGCAGCCAGGCTCGCCTGATCCGCTTCGAAGAGCAGCCTGTCCCCCGCTCGGACATCGGCGACTTGGCGGAGGCGCTTTGGCGCCGGTACACGACTCGAGCCGATGAAGCCCCGGATGTTGTTCTGTGCAAGCGGAATATCTTGTCCAGGGAGGAAGGTGGCGCGATCCGCGCTTCCGTGGCGGGCATCCTTCTTTGTTGTGAGCGCCCTGATCGGTTCCTGCCCAACGCCTCCATCGAGGCTGTCCGCTACCGCGGCATCCACCAGGACTCCAACTACCAGACAGACGCCCGGAGGATCCATGGCCCGCTGGACGAACAAATCCGACAGGCGATGGGCTTTCTGAAACGCAACCAGACCGTTGCCGCCATCAAGGGGCCGCACCGCATCGAGCTGCCGCAGTTCAGCGAACGGGCGGTCTTTGAAGCGGTGGTCAACGCCGTGGCGCACCGAGACTATGCCGTTTCCGGCTCCAAGATCCGGTTCTTCATGTTCGATGACCGGCTTGAGCTCTATTCGCCGGGCGCCCTGCCGAATACCGTCACGGTTGACAGCCTGGCCTGGCGCCAATCCACGCGCAATGAGCTCGTGACCAGCCTGCTTGCGGAAACGCCTGTTGCGGAATCGATCGGCGAGGTGCGGCGGGGCTTCTACATGGAAAAGCGGGGGGATGGCGTACCGATCATCCTGCGGGAGAGCAAGAGACTCTCCGGCAAGGAGCCTCGCTATCGACTCATCGACGATTCCGAGCTGCTGCTGACCATCTTTGCCGCGGGGGCGGGAGACGAGCCCGCCGCTGCGGATCGAGGTGAATGA
- a CDS encoding SNF2-related protein, whose translation MPFWYEGNRPGAPGQSDLQLQHEEGGLAFSARGCDLSGDVRAWWLDPGQFRRWELVALLGQLVDEGLAAPSPDGSLVLLGWEDLFQVLASPDYPGVDRLLGLPPSANLTMALSARGSVADPEFAVHLEWRDARNRPLGSSPTRLGAIITVARQQYLLPARGWRLAEAVHSFHRRSERSQAAQEREWARLRRLATEAGARLDHYLERTVILTADRLDLGLRRVDVGETAVVEVTPRVREAPDHLWLTAFDRFNTVQEHYDLLANDGSLIRVLVEPDARAVLTEIKRLPGRRVAGARAEAFVRNPYALLGEAMATVVPPAAFEAARDEAGILFYDFHCTARREADGRIQALHVTPQARDASSSPLPDLELADRASARAFADTLDQAIGSRAPCFRWAGRTLELRGDSVDHLRQVRAWLCSPWVGEPLVSWNGLLDLSRYAERVDGVGAHRPQYVPYLVAQDQRGPWLPESLEEAIVYTAPNGETVLAPTGTGQLAALRQWLAAAPAPEDHFTPRDWPEPVSRQEAERLLDVLGRAKAQPPAPPAPSPPADGSPEAAARAERQTILIKQNVLQLDHLESRAERLAFAAAACQAEIPGWLRPEMPLKEHQRVGLAWLQHLWRHRTSQGVRGALLADDMGLGKTLQLLAFIAWHLEKESHHALPALVVAPVSLLDNWRQEIDRFFDPRLGQEVLPLYGALLRERKLTRHEMSEVAGHGVRGLLRPGWRHDKRLVLTTYETLRDLEISLAQEPWSIVVCDEAQKIKTPGALMTHAAKAQNALFRIACTGTPVENSLADLWCLFDFIQPGLLAALSTFCRAYRRPIETKSEDERARLDELRRLIEPQVLRRLKDDIADLPPRQVEETGKRLPLSTWQRQLYGQAVAEARGTAPAATAAPRANTAILGLLHRLRSICAEPREPGTAPDLRLPMREHCARSPKLDWLLRELEAIRQRQEKAIVFTEFRDLQRALQHRIRERFGFSPAIVNGSTRTGEDAGEQSRQRLIDSFQTQSGFGVIILSTTAIGFGVNIQGANHVIHFTRAWNPAKEDQATDRTHRLGQTRTVHVYYPTVHADDFETFEVKLDALLERKRALARDMLNGAAEIAISEWAGLRAPNGGEAVPRTRLTTDLLARLDPQAFERLCRQRLERDGYTASLTRPTGDCGVDVVAFRGWEGVLVQCKSSVQERALGWEAVRDVVAGAGAYRRQYRETTFTLVAATNQAFNAAVADKARQHEVQLWQQPEWVEWLDREPVYLDELD comes from the coding sequence GCTGCGACCTGTCTGGCGATGTCCGAGCGTGGTGGCTCGATCCCGGCCAGTTCCGCCGATGGGAGCTGGTGGCGCTGCTGGGGCAGCTCGTTGACGAGGGCCTGGCCGCCCCTTCCCCCGACGGCAGTCTGGTGCTCCTCGGCTGGGAGGACCTCTTCCAGGTGCTCGCCTCTCCGGACTACCCGGGGGTGGACCGCCTGCTCGGTCTGCCCCCCAGCGCCAATCTGACCATGGCGCTCAGCGCCCGGGGCAGCGTGGCGGATCCGGAGTTCGCGGTCCATCTCGAATGGCGGGACGCCCGGAACAGGCCGCTGGGCTCCAGCCCAACCCGTCTGGGCGCGATAATCACTGTGGCCAGGCAGCAGTATCTGCTCCCCGCCCGGGGTTGGCGACTGGCCGAGGCGGTCCACAGCTTCCACCGCCGCAGCGAACGTTCCCAAGCCGCTCAAGAACGGGAATGGGCACGCCTCCGCCGGCTGGCGACCGAGGCCGGCGCCCGTCTCGATCACTACCTGGAGCGTACGGTCATCCTCACCGCCGACAGGCTGGACCTGGGCTTGCGCCGGGTCGATGTGGGGGAGACGGCGGTGGTGGAGGTGACTCCCCGGGTGCGGGAGGCCCCTGACCATCTGTGGCTCACCGCCTTCGACCGTTTCAATACTGTTCAGGAGCACTATGACCTCTTGGCAAACGACGGCTCCCTCATCCGGGTGCTGGTGGAGCCGGACGCCCGGGCGGTCCTGACCGAGATCAAGCGCCTGCCAGGCCGCCGGGTTGCCGGCGCCCGGGCAGAGGCCTTTGTCCGCAACCCGTACGCCCTCTTGGGCGAAGCCATGGCCACGGTCGTACCGCCGGCGGCCTTCGAGGCGGCCCGGGACGAGGCGGGGATCCTGTTTTACGATTTCCACTGCACGGCCCGGCGGGAGGCCGATGGCCGCATCCAGGCCCTGCACGTCACGCCCCAGGCCCGGGATGCCAGTTCTTCACCCCTGCCGGACTTGGAGCTGGCCGACCGGGCCTCGGCGCGTGCCTTTGCCGACACCCTCGACCAGGCCATAGGGAGCCGGGCGCCGTGCTTCCGCTGGGCAGGCCGCACCCTGGAGCTGCGAGGCGACTCGGTGGACCACCTGCGGCAGGTGCGGGCCTGGCTTTGTTCGCCCTGGGTCGGCGAGCCGCTGGTCTCCTGGAATGGCCTGCTCGATCTGAGCCGATATGCCGAACGGGTGGATGGCGTCGGCGCCCATCGGCCCCAGTATGTCCCGTACCTGGTGGCCCAGGACCAGCGCGGGCCGTGGCTGCCGGAAAGCCTTGAGGAGGCGATTGTGTACACGGCCCCAAACGGGGAAACCGTGCTGGCGCCTACGGGCACCGGGCAGCTTGCCGCCTTGCGGCAATGGCTGGCCGCGGCGCCCGCGCCAGAGGACCACTTCACGCCCAGGGACTGGCCGGAGCCGGTGAGCAGACAGGAGGCGGAGCGCCTGCTGGACGTTCTCGGACGTGCCAAGGCCCAGCCGCCGGCACCACCAGCCCCCTCCCCTCCCGCCGATGGCTCGCCCGAGGCCGCTGCCCGGGCGGAGCGGCAGACCATCCTCATCAAGCAGAACGTCCTTCAGCTTGATCACCTGGAAAGCCGGGCGGAGCGCCTGGCCTTCGCTGCCGCTGCCTGCCAGGCGGAAATTCCGGGTTGGCTGCGGCCCGAGATGCCCTTGAAGGAGCACCAGCGGGTGGGCCTTGCCTGGCTCCAGCATCTGTGGCGCCATCGCACATCCCAGGGCGTGCGCGGCGCCTTGCTGGCGGACGACATGGGCCTGGGCAAGACCCTGCAGCTTCTGGCCTTCATCGCCTGGCATCTGGAAAAGGAGAGCCACCACGCTCTGCCGGCCCTGGTGGTAGCGCCGGTGTCGCTCCTCGACAACTGGCGGCAGGAGATCGACCGCTTCTTCGATCCCCGGCTGGGCCAGGAGGTTCTTCCTCTCTACGGGGCCCTCCTGCGGGAGCGCAAGCTGACCCGGCACGAGATGAGCGAGGTGGCGGGGCACGGGGTGCGCGGCCTGCTTCGCCCCGGCTGGCGGCACGACAAACGCCTGGTGCTCACCACCTACGAGACCCTCCGGGATCTCGAGATCTCCCTCGCCCAGGAGCCCTGGTCCATCGTGGTCTGCGACGAGGCCCAGAAGATCAAGACCCCGGGTGCCCTCATGACCCATGCAGCCAAGGCGCAGAATGCGCTGTTTCGCATCGCCTGCACCGGCACGCCGGTGGAAAACTCCCTGGCCGATCTGTGGTGCCTGTTCGACTTCATCCAGCCGGGGCTGCTTGCCGCCTTGTCCACCTTCTGCCGCGCCTACCGCCGCCCCATCGAGACGAAGAGCGAGGACGAGAGGGCCAGACTCGATGAGCTGCGGCGGCTGATCGAGCCCCAGGTGCTGCGGCGGTTGAAGGACGACATCGCCGATCTGCCGCCGAGGCAGGTGGAAGAGACCGGCAAGCGTCTCCCCCTGTCCACATGGCAGCGGCAGCTCTATGGCCAGGCGGTTGCCGAGGCCCGGGGCACCGCCCCCGCGGCAACCGCCGCGCCCAGGGCCAACACCGCCATCCTGGGCCTGCTCCACCGGCTGCGCTCCATCTGCGCCGAGCCCCGGGAGCCGGGAACAGCCCCGGACCTGCGGCTGCCCATGCGGGAGCATTGCGCCAGGTCCCCCAAGCTGGACTGGCTGCTCCGGGAGCTGGAGGCCATCCGCCAGCGGCAGGAGAAGGCGATCGTCTTCACCGAATTCCGTGACCTGCAGCGGGCCCTGCAGCACCGGATCCGGGAACGCTTCGGCTTCTCCCCGGCGATCGTTAACGGCAGCACCAGAACCGGCGAGGACGCCGGGGAACAATCTCGGCAGCGCCTGATCGACAGCTTTCAGACGCAGTCCGGGTTCGGCGTCATCATCCTGTCCACCACGGCTATCGGCTTCGGGGTCAACATCCAGGGGGCCAATCACGTCATCCATTTCACCCGGGCCTGGAACCCGGCCAAGGAGGACCAGGCCACGGACCGGACGCACCGCCTCGGCCAGACCCGCACGGTCCATGTCTACTACCCCACTGTGCATGCCGACGACTTCGAGACCTTCGAGGTGAAGCTGGACGCGCTCCTGGAGCGGAAGCGGGCACTGGCCCGGGATATGCTGAACGGCGCTGCCGAGATCGCGATCAGCGAATGGGCTGGGCTGCGGGCCCCGAACGGCGGCGAGGCCGTCCCCCGGACCCGCCTCACCACTGACCTCCTGGCCCGCCTGGATCCGCAGGCATTCGAGCGGCTCTGCCGCCAGCGCCTGGAGCGCGACGGCTATACGGCCAGTCTGACCCGGCCCACCGGCGACTGCGGCGTGGATGTGGTGGCCTTCCGGGGCTGGGAGGGCGTGCTGGTCCAATGCAAGTCCAGCGTCCAGGAGCGCGCCCTGGGCTGGGAGGCGGTGCGGGACGTGGTGGCCGGCGCCGGCGCCTACCGGCGGCAGTACCGGGAGACCACCTTCACCCTGGTGGCCGCCACCAACCAGGCCTTCAACGCCGCCGTGGCCGACAAGGCCCGCCAGCACGAGGTGCAGCTGTGGCAGCAACCGGAATGGGTGGAATGGCTGGACCGGGAGCCGGTGTACCTGGATGAACTGGACTGA